In one Capricornis sumatraensis isolate serow.1 chromosome 1, serow.2, whole genome shotgun sequence genomic region, the following are encoded:
- the MRPL53 gene encoding large ribosomal subunit protein mL53 isoform X2 — MAAALARLGLRSVQQVRVQFCPFEKNVESTRTFLQAVSSEKVRCTNLNCSVIADVRHDGSEPCVDVLFDGHRLIMRGAHLTAQEMLTAFASHIQARGAAASGDKPSASTGR, encoded by the exons ATGGCGGCGGCCTTGGCTCGGCTCGGACTCCGCTCGGTCCAGCAGGTTCGGGTTCAGTTCTGCCCCTTCGAGAAGAACGTGGAATCGACGAG GACCTTCCTCCAGGCGGTGAGCAGCGAGAAGGTTCGCTGCACGAACCTCAACTGCTCAGTGATTGCGGACGTGAGGCACGACGGCTCCGAGCCTTGCGTGGACGTGCTGTTCG ATGGGCATCGCTTGATTATGCGCGGCGCTCACCTGACCGCCCAGGAAATGCTCACTGCTTTCGCCTCCCACATCCAGGCTAGGGGCGCGGCGGCGAGCGGGGACAAGCCGAGCGCCAGTACCGGGCGCTGA
- the CCDC142 gene encoding coiled-coil domain-containing protein 142 has protein sequence MAQASRSGGLLPPLATVPPLRAQPGGGEEEQWQRKRAGALRGDVRGWLALPVARSILCQDPRPDGAPKEQPRWVAPADAGEHSEAGAVDWGRELAPGGLIPPALRRLRAVLLRLQREREQLLQARDCALHLQAAVRFLRILSPGAPSPSHGPLLQLCRDLLQHLSRGAVLRSRLLETPHPRLLARPVGLAAQRLDATVEMRLRALGRAPATPALSSQLADLLLALSAYHQLQGKAFSQVPASARPYPPGRVLRLLTGERGCQAAGWLDEALRGSGLRDQLLRWCQEERELLPGLLGLLGGVTGSASSELGLGRAGALWSQYWTLLWAACAQSLSLGPWRDPRAAAQQLSQALGQASLPQECEKELASLCRNLIHQSLIWSWDQGFCQVLGSASGNESSLPSSSCTSKLLQQLFPPLLDALREPRSGLLLCGPPGPAPLALGLCTLQTTLLWFWSRTQQHLAAWAPGSFLLLIQKDLPPLLQEAEALSRLASEESLALDVEQQLGLEIRKLTVQIQLLPEESLSLFFQECHKQATQDFELHMPRGRYWRHRLCPELPSIPSEYAGLVVRRILEPVLQGLHGLPPQAQAPALSQALNAILGAWLDHILSHGIRFSLQGALQLRQDFGVVRDLLEEEQWGLSPELRQTLFMLSIFQRLDGALLCLLQQPLPKTQVHRGLPCCCACNEVQTMELPSSSLNSLESLEPPLQPGVFPTQTAQLLSTLWGGGPSPDAYLVGNQQAWLALRQHQHPRWHLSFLSCLGTSSES, from the exons GCTCCGAAAGAGCAGCCGCGGTGGGTGGCGCCGGCGGACGCAGGAGAGCACAGTGAGGCTGGCGCTGTAGACTGGGGGCGGGAGCTGGCACCTGGCGGCCTGATTCCTCCGGCGCTACGGCGTCTCAGGGCTGTGTTGCTGCGACTGCAGCGCGAGCGGGAGCAGCTCCTCCAAGCGCGGGATTGCGCCCTCCACCTACAGGCGGCCGTGCGCTTCCTGAGGATCCTGAGTCCCGGCGCTCCATCTCCCAGCCACGGCCCCTTGCTTCAGCTGTGTCGCGACCTGCTACAGCACCTTTCCAGAGGGGCGGTCCTGCGAAGCAGGCTTCTGGAGACGCCCCACCCGCGACTCCTGGCACGCCCCGTCGGACTAGCAGCCCAGCGCTTGGATGCTACTGTCGAGATGCGGCTTCGAGCTCTGGGCCGGGCGCCCGCCACCCCAGCCCTGTCGTCCCAACTCGCCGACCTGCTGCTGGCACTTTCAGCGTACCACCAGCTGCAGGGGAAAGCCTTCAGCCAAGTCCCAGCATCAGCGCGCCCGTATCCCCCCGGCCGTGTGCTCCGCCTCCTGACAGGGGAGCGGGGTTGCCAGGCGGCAGGTTGGCTGGATGAGGCGCTCAGGGGATCTGGCTTGAGGGACCAGCTCCTCAGATGGTGCCAAGAGGAGCGGGAGCTGTTGCCAGGGCTACTGGGCCTGTTGGGGGGCGTGACGGGTTCAGCCAGCAGTGAACTGGGGCTTGGAAGGGCCGGAGCCTTGTGGAGCCAGTACTGGACCCTGCTGTGGGCAGCCTGTGCCCAGAGCCTAAGTCTGGGACCCTGGAGGGACCCCAGGGCAGCGGCACAGCAACTGAGTCAGGCACTGGGTCAGG CATCACTGCCTCAGGAGTGTGAGAAGGAGCTGGCTTCTTTGTGTCGCAACCTAATTCATCAGTCTCTTATTTGGAGCTGGGACCAAG GCTTCTGCCAGGTCTTGGGATCTGCTAGTGGAAATGAGAGCAGCCTTCCTTCATCCTCTTGTACCAGCAAACTTTTACAACAGCTCTTCCCTCCTCTCTTGGATGCCCTCCGGGAGCCCAGGTCAGGACTCCTCCTCTGCGGGCCACCAG GTCCTGCACCCCTTGCCCTGGGGCTCTGTACCCTGCAAACTACCTTGCTCTGGTTTTGGAGCAGAACTCAGCAGCATCTGGCAGCATGGGCCCCAGGTTCCTTCCTGCTCCTGATCCAGAAGGATTTACCT CCTCTACTGCAGGAGGCAGAAGCTTTGTCTCGCCTGGCCTCAGAGGAAAGCTTGGCTCTGGATGTGGAGCAGCAGCTGGGCCTGGAGATCCGGAAGCTGACTGTGCAGATCCAG CTCCTGCCTGAAGAGTCACTGAGTCTCTTTTTTCAAGAATGTCATAAACAAGCCACGCAGGACTTCGAACTCCACATGCCACGGGGTCGGTACTGGCGGCATCGTCTGTGTCCTG AACTTCCCAGCATTCCTAGTGAGTATGCTGGGTTGGTGGTCCGCAGGATACTGGAGCCTGTGTTGCAAGGACTGCACGGACTGCCACCCCAAGCCCAGGCCCCTGCCCTGAGCCAGGCGCTGAACGCCATCCTGGGTGCTTGGCTTGACCACATCCTCTCTCATGGGATCCGGTTCAg CCTGCAGGGGGCGCTGCAGCTCAGACAAGACTTTGGAGTGGTCAGGGACTTGCTGGAGGAGGAGCAGTGGGGCCTGTCCCCAGAACTTCGCCAGACTCTGTTCATGCTCAGCATCTTCCAGCGGCTGGATGGGGCCCTGCTGTGTCTGTTGCAGCAGCCCCTACCCAAGACTCAAGtccacagggggcttccctgttgcT GTGCATGTAATGAGGTTCAGACCATGGAATTGCCCAGCAGCAGCCTCAACAGCCTGGAGAGCTTGGAGCCCCCTCTTCAGCCTGGAGTATTTCCAACCCAGACAGCTCAGCTGCTAAGCACACTGTGGGGAGGAGGACCTAGCCCTGATGCTTACCTGGTAGGAAACCAGCAGGCCTGGCTTGCTCTGAGGCAGCACCAGCATCCTCGCTGGCActtatcttttctttcctgcCTGGGGACCAGTTCTGAATCCTAA
- the MRPL53 gene encoding large ribosomal subunit protein mL53 isoform X1 gives MAAALARLGLRSVQQVRVQFCPFEKNVESTRTFLQAVSSEKVRCTNLNCSVIADVRHDGSEPCVDVLFEDGHRLIMRGAHLTAQEMLTAFASHIQARGAAASGDKPSASTGR, from the exons ATGGCGGCGGCCTTGGCTCGGCTCGGACTCCGCTCGGTCCAGCAGGTTCGGGTTCAGTTCTGCCCCTTCGAGAAGAACGTGGAATCGACGAG GACCTTCCTCCAGGCGGTGAGCAGCGAGAAGGTTCGCTGCACGAACCTCAACTGCTCAGTGATTGCGGACGTGAGGCACGACGGCTCCGAGCCTTGCGTGGACGTGCTGTTCG AAGATGGGCATCGCTTGATTATGCGCGGCGCTCACCTGACCGCCCAGGAAATGCTCACTGCTTTCGCCTCCCACATCCAGGCTAGGGGCGCGGCGGCGAGCGGGGACAAGCCGAGCGCCAGTACCGGGCGCTGA